The Xiphophorus hellerii strain 12219 chromosome 22, Xiphophorus_hellerii-4.1, whole genome shotgun sequence genome has a window encoding:
- the ppifa gene encoding peptidylprolyl isomerase Fa codes for MLQIKNRLRYGPLGLAAARLVSSGPVKNPVVFLDIEADGEPLGKVIIELNAEVVPKTAENFRSLCTGEHGFGYRGCRFHRIIPDFMCQGGDITNNNGTGGKSIYGKTFKDENFKIKHTGPGTLSMANSGPHTNGSQFFICTAKTEWLDGKHVVFGQVTDGMDAVMKMQSFGLHDGGVLKTIVITDCGEIK; via the exons ATGTTACAAATTAAAAACCGCCTGCGGTACGGCCCGCTGGGTCTCGCTGCTGCCAGGCTGGTCTCCTCAGGCCCCGTCAAGAACCCCGTCGTGTTTCTGGACATTGAGGCCGACGGCGAACCTCTTGGAAAAGTAATCATTGAG CTGAACGCGGAGGTAGTGCCAAAGACTGCAG AAAATTTCAGATCCCTGTGCACAGGAGAACATGGCTTTGGATACAGAGGCTGCAGGTTTCACAGGATCATCCCTGACTTCATGTGTCag GGAGGAGATATCACCAACAACAATGGCACAGGAGGCAAGTCTATATatggaaaaacattcaaagatGAGAACTTCAAGATAAAACACACCGGTCCAG GGACGCTTTCGATGGCAAACTCGGGGCCTCACACGAACGGGTCGCAGTTCTTCATCTGTACAGCAAAAACCGAGTG GCTGGATGGAAAACACGTGGTCTTCGGGCAGGTGACGGACGGCATGGATGCAGTCATGAAGATGCAGTCCTTTGGTCTACATGATGGGGGAGTGCTCAAGACAATAgtcatcactgactgtggagagatcaaataa